Proteins from one Chitinophaga oryzae genomic window:
- a CDS encoding TonB-dependent receptor — MKLSFFITLITCLQVSAAAYSQRSKVTLNVSDVRLMKLLKLVEKKTNCRFVYNDDAISPDLIVSVNVNDEPVETVLSTVLSNTGLTFRLLNNDLIVIAPVNTIIQELTVQGKVTDKNGTPLIGVSIKVDKTGKGTISNEKGEFKLEAPGTAHLVFTYIGYQQLILPVNNRTTVDAILAEDTKGLSEVIVVGYGVQKKASLTGSVATVSGKDIRSMPAANLSNTLAGRAPGIIARQNSGEPGNDGASLSIRGKSTFGYNSMLVIVDGIQRSFSELNPADIETISILKDASSAAIYGSRAANGVMLITTKRGTSGVPTISYNGYVGYQQPGVRMKQLNGVQYAEMYNAGLAANGQPARYSEEDINTIRNNPDPLKGLANTDWWKSTMNNAALQTQHDLSVRGGNDKAKYYVSIGYLDQNSLYKSTNYKRYNIRSNVDANIGKHLVASVDLAGRLERRTGPGVDAGTIFNSIIRASPLDPDYYPNGLPGGTTGGRSPMMDATASGHRQQDWNTFQSNFALKYTIPGVEGLSIKGVAAFDKRMLYEKQFSTPYSYYKYNASTKDYDKITRAGNINLTQNSEQQAGITTQAIVNYIRSFGKHDVDGTLLYETYNYRMDRMQAYREQFDSPLLDELFAGSKSGLNNDGTADVYSRAGIAGRFNYAYAHKYLLTATFRYDGSLSFASDKRWGFFPGVSAGWVVSEENFFKNNVRTIDYLKIKASYGQLGNDSVRAFQYLPSYYAGSGGGINSVYIIDGKPYNGIFSAGYPNQNIGWEIATTTDIGFETSLWNRLLTLDAGYFYKRTSNILRPRTASVPGTFGEQLPYQNVGIVDNQGFEVEIGHENRIGKVNYNARGTFTFARNKVIFMDEAANIQASLRQTGRPFDQYTGLVAMGLFQSEEEIKNAPKQYNFQPKPGDIRYADINGDGVINDLDRTIIGRSKVPEVVYGLNLGASWNGFDISMLWQGAANFNTYIGAELAYPFFNISNPMTYMLDYWTPDNRGAEFPRPVINGNANNLKGSSFWLRDASYLKLRSLNIGYTLPAGWLKQARIQQARLYVAGANLLTISRLKGLDPEVPSETRGYYPQQRSINIGVNLTL, encoded by the coding sequence ATGAAATTATCGTTCTTTATAACACTCATCACCTGTTTACAGGTATCTGCCGCCGCCTACTCACAGCGCTCCAAGGTTACGCTGAACGTATCTGATGTAAGACTCATGAAGCTGTTGAAGCTGGTAGAGAAAAAAACCAACTGTCGCTTTGTATACAATGATGACGCCATCTCACCCGACCTTATCGTGTCTGTTAACGTAAATGACGAACCGGTGGAAACTGTTTTATCCACCGTTCTGAGCAATACCGGCCTTACATTCCGTTTGTTGAACAATGACCTCATCGTAATAGCGCCTGTAAATACCATTATACAAGAGTTGACCGTACAGGGAAAGGTAACCGATAAGAATGGTACCCCATTAATCGGTGTAAGCATAAAAGTGGACAAAACCGGGAAAGGCACCATCAGCAATGAAAAGGGCGAATTCAAACTGGAAGCGCCCGGTACCGCCCATCTCGTTTTCACGTATATCGGTTATCAGCAGCTCATACTGCCGGTAAACAACCGCACAACTGTTGATGCTATCCTGGCAGAAGATACCAAAGGACTCAGTGAAGTGATCGTAGTAGGTTACGGCGTACAGAAAAAAGCCAGCCTTACCGGTTCTGTAGCCACCGTTAGCGGTAAAGACATCCGCTCCATGCCCGCCGCCAATCTCTCCAACACGCTGGCCGGACGCGCCCCCGGCATCATTGCGCGGCAGAACAGCGGAGAACCCGGCAACGACGGCGCCTCCCTCAGCATCAGAGGTAAAAGCACCTTCGGCTACAACAGCATGCTCGTGATCGTAGACGGTATACAACGCAGCTTCAGTGAACTGAACCCTGCAGATATCGAAACTATCAGCATCCTGAAAGACGCCTCTTCCGCCGCGATCTACGGTTCCAGGGCTGCTAACGGCGTTATGCTCATCACCACCAAACGTGGTACAAGCGGCGTCCCCACCATTTCTTACAACGGGTATGTAGGGTATCAGCAACCCGGCGTCCGGATGAAGCAACTGAATGGGGTACAATATGCAGAGATGTACAACGCAGGACTGGCGGCCAACGGCCAGCCCGCCCGCTATTCCGAAGAAGATATCAATACCATCCGCAACAATCCCGATCCCCTGAAAGGCCTTGCCAATACCGACTGGTGGAAAAGCACCATGAACAACGCCGCCCTGCAAACACAACACGACCTGAGTGTAAGAGGCGGCAACGACAAAGCCAAATATTATGTCTCCATCGGTTACCTGGACCAGAACTCCCTGTATAAGTCCACCAACTACAAACGGTATAACATCCGCTCCAATGTGGACGCCAATATCGGCAAACACCTGGTAGCATCCGTAGACCTCGCAGGGCGTCTGGAACGCAGAACAGGACCAGGCGTGGATGCCGGCACCATCTTCAATTCCATCATACGCGCTTCCCCACTGGATCCGGACTACTATCCCAACGGCCTCCCCGGCGGTACCACCGGCGGACGCAGTCCTATGATGGACGCCACGGCAAGCGGTCACCGGCAGCAGGACTGGAACACCTTCCAGAGTAACTTCGCCCTGAAATATACCATCCCCGGTGTGGAAGGTCTCTCCATAAAAGGCGTGGCAGCTTTTGACAAAAGAATGTTATACGAGAAACAGTTCTCCACACCATATTCCTACTATAAATACAACGCATCCACAAAAGACTACGATAAAATCACCCGCGCGGGCAACATCAACCTGACACAAAACTCCGAACAACAGGCGGGCATTACTACACAGGCGATCGTGAACTACATCCGCTCTTTCGGTAAACACGATGTGGACGGTACGCTCCTGTACGAAACCTACAACTACCGCATGGATAGAATGCAGGCTTACCGCGAACAGTTCGACAGCCCGTTGCTGGATGAATTATTCGCCGGGTCCAAAAGCGGTTTAAACAACGACGGTACGGCAGACGTGTATTCCCGCGCCGGTATAGCTGGCCGCTTTAACTATGCCTATGCCCACAAATACCTGCTCACCGCCACTTTCCGGTACGACGGCTCCCTGAGCTTCGCCAGCGACAAACGCTGGGGCTTCTTCCCGGGCGTATCTGCCGGCTGGGTAGTGTCAGAAGAAAACTTCTTTAAAAACAATGTACGCACCATCGACTATCTGAAAATAAAAGCCTCTTACGGTCAACTGGGTAACGACAGCGTGCGCGCCTTCCAATACCTGCCCTCCTACTATGCAGGTTCCGGCGGCGGCATTAATTCGGTGTACATCATCGATGGCAAACCTTACAACGGCATCTTCTCCGCAGGTTATCCCAATCAGAACATCGGCTGGGAAATAGCCACTACCACCGATATCGGTTTTGAAACGTCTCTGTGGAACCGCCTTTTAACGCTGGATGCAGGCTACTTCTACAAACGTACCAGCAATATCCTGCGCCCCAGGACAGCCTCTGTGCCCGGCACTTTCGGAGAACAACTTCCGTATCAGAATGTCGGCATCGTGGACAACCAGGGGTTTGAAGTGGAAATAGGCCATGAAAACCGTATCGGTAAAGTAAACTACAATGCGCGTGGTACCTTTACCTTCGCCCGCAACAAGGTCATCTTCATGGATGAAGCGGCCAATATACAGGCGTCGTTACGCCAAACAGGACGGCCCTTTGATCAGTATACCGGCCTGGTGGCCATGGGACTTTTCCAGAGCGAAGAAGAGATCAAAAACGCCCCCAAACAATATAACTTCCAACCCAAACCCGGCGACATCCGCTATGCCGATATTAACGGCGACGGCGTCATCAATGATCTGGACCGCACGATCATCGGCCGCAGCAAAGTGCCGGAAGTAGTGTACGGGCTTAACCTCGGCGCCTCCTGGAATGGCTTCGACATCAGCATGCTGTGGCAGGGCGCTGCCAACTTCAACACCTACATCGGTGCGGAACTGGCTTATCCCTTTTTCAATATCTCCAACCCGATGACTTACATGCTGGACTACTGGACGCCCGATAACCGCGGCGCCGAGTTCCCCCGGCCAGTTATCAACGGTAACGCCAACAACCTGAAAGGTTCTTCCTTCTGGCTGCGCGACGCCAGCTATCTCAAACTGCGCAGCCTCAACATCGGATACACCCTTCCTGCCGGATGGCTGAAACAGGCGCGCATACAACAGGCACGCTTATACGTAGCAGGCGCCAACCTGCTGACCATCTCCAGGCTGAAAGGACTCGATCCCGAAGTACCTTCCGAAACGCGCGGATATTACCCGCAGCAGCGCAGCATAAATATTGGCGTAAACCTGACATTATAA
- a CDS encoding rhomboid family intramembrane serine protease encodes MYKRSGSRQMPVTLLVIAANILVYALTVMAGMNLWWGNGEQLLHWGANYWPLTIGHGEYWRLLTSMFLHAGWWHLLTNMLGLFIAGVFLEPVIRPLRFIIAYLVTGLIADYASVLFHRNMVGVGASGAIFGIYGVFFALLTTRLFPPIARHNFLGYISLFILLNLLVAGFSQDIDNAAHLTGFLSGMLMGYVLYFTLTPADGLRLPHR; translated from the coding sequence ATGTATAAACGCTCCGGATCCAGACAAATGCCCGTCACCCTGTTAGTGATAGCCGCCAATATACTGGTGTATGCGCTGACGGTTATGGCCGGTATGAATCTCTGGTGGGGCAATGGGGAACAGTTGCTGCACTGGGGCGCCAACTACTGGCCGCTCACCATTGGCCATGGTGAATACTGGCGGCTGCTGACCAGCATGTTTCTGCACGCCGGCTGGTGGCATTTGCTGACCAACATGCTGGGACTTTTTATTGCAGGCGTTTTCCTGGAGCCGGTCATCCGGCCGCTTCGCTTCATCATCGCGTACCTGGTAACCGGGCTGATAGCCGATTATGCCAGCGTATTGTTTCATCGCAATATGGTGGGCGTAGGCGCATCCGGCGCCATCTTCGGTATCTATGGCGTATTTTTCGCGCTGCTCACCACCCGCCTTTTCCCTCCCATAGCCCGCCATAATTTTCTCGGTTATATCAGCCTGTTTATCCTGCTGAACCTCCTCGTAGCCGGTTTCTCCCAGGACATTGACAATGCCGCCCATCTGACAGGGTTTCTCAGCGGTATGCTGATGGGCTATGTTCTCTATTTTACCCTTACTCCCGCCGACGGTTTACGTCTGCCGCACAGGTGA
- a CDS encoding FecR family protein, producing MENNALNNKQLLLLLEKHSRNQCTEAELAQIREWYEQLDVSGEKSDTLPGSPEAAVLKAAGWQAIAPAPPVRKPFYLRPWSKAAAAVALIAGSAWGTIYHYQHRSTSLSADASVVQHRLPDGTAVWLNKKSKLTCYPGDDRTVSLEGEAFFDVAKNPGHPFVIHTARMDITVLGTSFNVKAYKNDVSDETLLVSGAVEITLREQQSSKIRLRPNEKIILHTSSSKQHPASYELKNSVANHDSTLNETLWRENKLVFSHETFEQIAVKMERWYGVNIHIQDPSLKKLLFTAIFENETVDQTLTALQLSAPFHYQINQQDIFITK from the coding sequence ATGGAAAACAATGCGCTCAACAACAAACAGCTGCTGTTGTTGCTGGAAAAACACAGCAGAAACCAGTGCACAGAAGCAGAATTAGCACAGATCAGGGAATGGTATGAGCAACTGGATGTATCCGGAGAGAAATCCGATACCCTGCCGGGAAGCCCGGAAGCGGCCGTACTGAAAGCGGCCGGCTGGCAGGCCATTGCTCCCGCGCCACCGGTACGCAAACCCTTTTACCTGCGGCCCTGGTCCAAAGCTGCCGCCGCAGTGGCGCTCATAGCAGGCAGCGCATGGGGCACCATCTATCACTATCAGCACCGGTCCACCTCCCTCAGCGCCGACGCCAGCGTTGTACAACACCGCCTGCCGGACGGCACCGCCGTATGGCTGAATAAAAAAAGTAAACTGACCTGCTATCCCGGAGATGACAGGACCGTATCACTGGAAGGAGAAGCGTTTTTTGACGTAGCGAAAAATCCGGGGCATCCTTTCGTCATTCATACCGCACGTATGGACATCACTGTATTGGGGACTTCATTCAACGTAAAAGCATATAAAAACGACGTATCAGACGAAACATTGCTGGTAAGCGGCGCGGTAGAAATCACCCTGCGGGAACAACAATCCTCTAAAATACGCTTGCGGCCCAACGAAAAAATTATACTGCACACATCATCATCCAAACAACACCCGGCATCATATGAGCTGAAAAACAGTGTAGCCAACCATGACAGCACGCTCAATGAAACTTTATGGAGAGAAAACAAGCTGGTATTTAGTCACGAAACATTTGAACAAATCGCTGTAAAGATGGAACGCTGGTATGGTGTAAACATCCATATACAGGACCCGTCACTGAAAAAGCTGCTATTCACCGCCATCTTTGAAAATGAAACAGTGGACCAAACGCTGACAGCACTGCAGCTGTCCGCTCCTTTCCATTACCAGATAAACCAGCAAGACATTTTTATCACCAAGTAA
- a CDS encoding RagB/SusD family nutrient uptake outer membrane protein: MKKIYIHLVLWTFVTGLFSCTKMDQSPVNSLSDEIIWKDPKLVQLYIADIYQNLPIGFDVSPDGTATLACITDEARGSYGWLEANLLQINGKYTSINAPLNIWSGAYKSIRKTNVFFQQIGSVPNLSESDRNNLIGQVKFLRAFYYFELVKRYGGVPLITQPQTLTEDLMVKRTDTTVIYNFIATELDDAAAKLPASAKAGLASRWTALALKSRAMLYARRWDASAKASKEIIDKGGFSLVPNYASLFNTKQQASSESIFEIQYLDPSRVHNYDAMNVPYFDNPGDYTSLTQPTQEMVDDYEMQATGKAITDPASGYDAQQPYKGRDPRFYATILYEGASWKGRVIQTRVGGTDEIVGRNTTNDNTKTGYYIRKYLDETLPLDKIWSSTQSWVEFRLGEIFLNYAEAMNNLNDPATAKTYVDLVRARAQMPAVPAGQGQAQMSNIIMHERKIELAYENHRYWDLRRWRTAVSVLNGKTFHGMRITFNNGVYQYEVIEADLGASSPRVFTDAYYLLPIPKTELEKNKELTQNEPW, translated from the coding sequence ATGAAAAAAATATATATCCACCTGGTACTTTGGACATTCGTGACAGGACTATTCTCCTGCACAAAAATGGACCAGTCGCCGGTAAACAGCCTGTCAGACGAAATCATCTGGAAGGACCCCAAACTGGTACAACTTTACATCGCAGACATCTATCAAAACCTGCCCATCGGTTTTGATGTTTCGCCGGACGGCACCGCCACCCTCGCCTGTATCACAGACGAAGCAAGGGGAAGCTACGGCTGGCTGGAAGCCAACCTGCTGCAGATCAACGGTAAGTATACTTCCATCAATGCGCCACTGAACATCTGGAGCGGCGCCTACAAAAGCATCCGTAAAACAAACGTCTTCTTTCAACAGATAGGGAGCGTCCCCAACCTGTCAGAAAGCGACAGAAATAATCTTATCGGGCAGGTTAAATTCCTGCGTGCTTTCTATTACTTCGAACTGGTGAAACGATATGGCGGCGTGCCGCTGATCACACAGCCGCAAACGCTGACGGAAGACCTGATGGTGAAACGCACAGACACCACCGTGATATATAATTTCATTGCAACAGAGCTGGATGACGCCGCCGCTAAATTGCCCGCCAGCGCCAAAGCAGGCTTAGCTTCGCGATGGACCGCACTCGCACTGAAAAGCCGCGCTATGCTGTACGCCCGCAGATGGGACGCTTCCGCCAAAGCATCCAAAGAGATCATCGACAAGGGTGGCTTTAGCCTGGTACCAAACTATGCTTCGCTGTTCAATACCAAACAGCAGGCGTCATCAGAAAGCATTTTTGAGATACAGTATCTGGACCCCAGCCGTGTGCATAATTATGACGCGATGAACGTGCCTTATTTTGACAATCCCGGTGACTATACCAGTCTTACCCAGCCCACGCAGGAAATGGTAGACGACTATGAAATGCAGGCAACCGGCAAAGCTATCACCGATCCTGCTTCCGGCTATGATGCACAGCAACCGTATAAAGGGCGTGATCCACGGTTTTATGCCACCATCCTGTATGAAGGCGCTTCCTGGAAAGGCCGCGTGATCCAGACGCGCGTAGGCGGCACCGATGAAATCGTAGGCCGCAATACCACCAACGACAATACAAAAACCGGGTACTACATTCGTAAATACCTCGATGAAACATTGCCGCTGGATAAAATCTGGAGCAGCACCCAAAGCTGGGTGGAATTCCGGTTGGGGGAGATCTTCCTGAACTATGCAGAAGCCATGAACAACCTGAACGATCCGGCTACCGCCAAAACGTATGTAGACCTCGTCCGTGCGCGCGCCCAAATGCCGGCAGTCCCGGCAGGACAGGGACAGGCACAGATGAGCAACATCATCATGCATGAAAGAAAAATCGAACTGGCTTACGAGAACCACCGTTACTGGGACCTCCGCCGCTGGCGTACTGCCGTCAGCGTATTGAATGGCAAAACATTCCATGGCATGCGTATCACCTTCAACAACGGTGTATACCAGTATGAAGTCATAGAAGCCGACCTGGGCGCCTCCTCCCCCAGAGTATTTACGGATGCTTATTATTTGCTTCCGATTCCGAAAACGGAACTGGAAAAAAACAAGGAGCTGACCCAAAACGAACCCTGGTAA
- a CDS encoding RNA polymerase sigma factor yields the protein MEDWSDKALVSALQQDREDAFRILYDRHWDLLYSRAFKKIQATADISDILQEIFAYLWKNRQTLVLKSTLVNYLLTALDYKIIDYYRARAVRINYYQQYLEAPDEPHHPVTDTVQFRELESLIQQEVQAMPSKMQEVFLLSRDKGMSAAQIASQLAISEQTVRNQISNALARLRNKLANTYLFPGSEK from the coding sequence TTGGAGGATTGGTCAGATAAAGCGCTGGTGTCTGCATTGCAGCAGGATCGGGAAGATGCCTTCCGTATCCTGTACGACCGGCATTGGGATTTGCTTTACAGCCGGGCCTTCAAAAAGATACAAGCCACCGCAGATATCTCTGATATACTCCAGGAGATTTTTGCCTATCTCTGGAAAAACCGTCAAACGCTTGTCCTGAAGTCCACTTTGGTAAATTACCTGTTGACAGCGCTGGACTACAAAATTATAGACTATTACCGCGCCCGTGCTGTGCGGATCAACTACTACCAGCAATACCTGGAAGCACCGGATGAACCGCATCATCCGGTGACAGATACCGTTCAGTTCCGTGAGCTGGAATCTCTTATACAACAGGAAGTACAGGCCATGCCTTCGAAAATGCAGGAAGTTTTTCTGCTGAGCCGTGACAAAGGTATGAGCGCCGCACAAATTGCCAGTCAGCTCGCTATCTCCGAGCAAACCGTCAGAAACCAGATCAGTAACGCGCTTGCCCGCCTGCGTAACAAGCTGGCCAATACCTATCTTTTTCCCGGAAGCGAAAAATAA
- a CDS encoding family 20 glycosylhydrolase encodes MKYQCLAVLSGLLWQAATAQHIADSATFALAAASVKTIPAIHSTTRQLPLPTAPAGYSLQLKGTDRLPVIDRQGRITTPLVNVPVSLYFVLLRHRDSATMDVPNITVTVPGKYAANAGNPPPFVIPALREWYGGKGNYTLPNNPALVIDTRDTAALLPGVTVFKADLQQLTGSRQISIRTGQPRKGDIYFSLHSPDRSLEKEGYQLEIAGDIRIQATHAQGAFWATRTLLQILEQDRQHRHIPQGITRDYPKYAVRGFVLDVGRKFFSMEFLRHYVKFMAYYKMNDFHVHLNDNAFKQFFGDNWDSTYAAFRLENNTFPGLTAKDGSYSKKAFIALQDLADSCAVKIIPEIDVPAHSLAFTKAVPQTASLLYGKDHLNLDSASYDMIDKVFREYLQGPEPVFKGDEVHIGTDEYSKKEAEKFRAFTDHYIRYVESFGKKVRMWGSLTHAQGTTPVKSAGVTMNAWYNGYADPADMMRQGYDLISTPDGWLYIVPAAGYYYDYLDVAKIYQQWEPNMIGEAVFPMGHPQIKGGAFAVWNDHSGNGITEQDVHDRVFPSMQVLAEKMWNGHTPQSDYQQFSTRSRLIGEGPGLNMRAKITSRDSVALQYDFSANNIIDISGNNRTAGQQHQVSISPQKTLVLHGGNSYLNTPLTEVGYPYSIEFDLKPAADNQPGAVLFSSPHAVVKYDGGKLGFSREGYHYHFNYSFSASKVAHVKIAGDNKGTSLFINGQLVEKLEGAMRSFPNTKGKNAIIQTLVFPLQTIGDSVNAFKGEIDNLKVIQHP; translated from the coding sequence ATGAAATATCAATGCCTCGCCGTATTGTCGGGTCTCCTGTGGCAGGCAGCCACGGCCCAGCACATCGCGGATTCCGCTACTTTTGCCCTGGCAGCAGCCTCGGTAAAAACAATTCCCGCCATCCACAGCACTACGCGGCAGCTCCCCCTGCCCACGGCGCCTGCCGGCTATTCATTACAACTGAAAGGTACCGACCGGCTACCGGTGATAGACCGGCAGGGACGTATTACCACGCCGCTGGTGAATGTGCCGGTCAGCCTTTACTTTGTACTGCTGCGCCACCGGGACAGCGCTACCATGGACGTGCCCAATATCACCGTGACGGTGCCCGGAAAATATGCCGCAAACGCCGGTAACCCACCCCCTTTTGTCATCCCCGCGCTGCGCGAATGGTATGGCGGGAAAGGAAATTACACCCTGCCCAACAACCCGGCACTGGTGATAGACACACGGGACACCGCAGCCCTGCTGCCCGGCGTAACCGTCTTTAAAGCAGATCTGCAGCAGTTGACCGGGAGCCGGCAGATCAGTATCCGGACAGGGCAGCCGCGTAAAGGCGACATCTATTTCAGTTTACATTCACCAGACCGGTCACTGGAAAAAGAAGGTTACCAGCTGGAAATCGCCGGAGATATCCGTATTCAGGCAACGCATGCCCAGGGCGCTTTCTGGGCTACCCGCACTTTGTTGCAGATACTGGAGCAGGACCGGCAGCATCGTCATATCCCGCAAGGTATCACACGTGATTATCCAAAATATGCAGTTCGTGGTTTCGTACTCGATGTAGGCCGTAAGTTCTTCTCTATGGAATTCCTCCGGCATTATGTCAAATTCATGGCCTACTACAAGATGAATGACTTCCATGTTCATCTCAATGATAACGCCTTTAAACAGTTTTTCGGCGACAACTGGGACAGCACCTATGCTGCGTTCAGACTGGAAAACAATACTTTCCCCGGCCTTACGGCAAAAGACGGCAGCTACTCCAAAAAAGCCTTCATCGCTTTGCAGGACCTGGCTGACAGCTGCGCCGTAAAAATTATTCCAGAGATTGACGTACCGGCACACTCGCTGGCTTTTACGAAAGCCGTTCCGCAGACCGCCAGCCTTTTATATGGAAAGGACCACCTCAATCTTGACAGCGCTTCCTATGATATGATCGATAAAGTGTTCCGGGAATACCTGCAAGGGCCGGAACCGGTGTTTAAAGGCGATGAAGTGCATATCGGCACCGATGAGTATTCCAAAAAAGAAGCAGAGAAATTCAGGGCGTTTACGGACCATTATATCCGTTATGTGGAAAGCTTTGGTAAAAAAGTGCGGATGTGGGGCTCCCTCACCCATGCACAGGGCACCACGCCTGTAAAATCGGCTGGTGTGACCATGAACGCATGGTACAACGGCTACGCCGATCCGGCAGACATGATGCGCCAGGGATATGATCTCATCAGCACGCCCGACGGATGGCTATATATCGTTCCGGCAGCAGGGTATTACTACGACTATCTCGACGTCGCAAAAATTTATCAGCAATGGGAACCTAATATGATCGGAGAAGCTGTATTCCCGATGGGCCATCCACAGATAAAAGGCGGCGCTTTCGCAGTATGGAACGATCATTCGGGCAACGGTATCACCGAACAGGACGTGCATGACCGCGTATTCCCCTCCATGCAGGTACTGGCGGAAAAAATGTGGAACGGCCATACTCCGCAGAGCGACTATCAACAATTTTCCACCCGTAGCCGGTTGATCGGAGAAGGCCCCGGGCTCAATATGCGCGCTAAAATTACCAGCCGCGATTCGGTTGCCCTGCAATATGATTTCTCCGCCAACAACATCATTGATATCAGCGGCAACAACAGAACAGCGGGTCAACAACACCAGGTAAGCATCTCTCCGCAGAAAACACTGGTATTGCATGGTGGCAACAGTTATTTAAACACGCCGCTAACCGAAGTGGGTTATCCCTACAGCATTGAATTCGATCTTAAACCAGCTGCAGATAACCAGCCGGGAGCTGTGCTTTTTTCTTCTCCACACGCCGTGGTAAAGTATGATGGTGGCAAGTTAGGGTTCTCCCGCGAAGGTTATCATTACCACTTCAATTACAGTTTCTCCGCCAGTAAGGTGGCACATGTAAAAATCGCCGGTGACAACAAAGGGACATCTCTTTTTATAAACGGGCAGCTGGTCGAAAAACTGGAAGGCGCCATGCGGTCGTTTCCCAACACCAAAGGCAAAAATGCGATCATCCAGACGCTGGTATTTCCTTTACAGACAATCGGCGACAGTGTAAATGCGTTCAAAGGTGAAATCGATAATCTGAAAGTAATACAACATCCGTGA